In Verrucomicrobiales bacterium, a genomic segment contains:
- a CDS encoding class I SAM-dependent methyltransferase, with protein sequence MDCEDRNPPHLPPRGQSHVELWPSTVSIGGDPEYDHFMYAAMAADTHRNDFLLRAFQRSLKGLTVVDVGTGQQATLALLALQAGARKVYAIELLEKPAYRAALLVRKLGLTDRISVIWGDAQAVYLPEPVDACVSDNLGNIGGAEGWDLLLQSARHLVKPGGQFIPGRCQTLVAGVQMPRSLVNNPRFNPVARYYAGRLFERAGYRFDLRLAVSGLQRSMINSTADVFEEINFNEEPVHESRGEIVLTILRDSMLDGFALWVRVETIPGETFESIDKSTASWMPVYFPVFDPPISVRAGDTIRATASSNLADDRINRDYHLAGTVCAKGKPAIEFRHASYCYKPAVSANSFYRRLLRNVW encoded by the coding sequence GTGGACTGTGAAGATCGGAACCCGCCGCATCTGCCGCCCCGCGGGCAGAGTCATGTAGAGCTATGGCCGTCCACGGTGAGCATAGGCGGAGATCCCGAGTACGATCATTTTATGTATGCCGCCATGGCGGCCGACACCCATCGCAACGACTTTCTCTTGAGGGCGTTCCAACGAAGTCTGAAAGGGTTGACGGTGGTTGACGTCGGGACAGGGCAACAAGCGACGCTCGCCCTACTAGCCTTACAAGCAGGTGCACGCAAGGTGTACGCGATTGAGCTTCTCGAAAAGCCTGCTTACCGAGCAGCCTTACTGGTCAGGAAACTCGGTCTGACTGATCGCATTTCTGTAATCTGGGGTGACGCCCAAGCAGTCTATCTTCCGGAACCAGTAGACGCGTGCGTCTCGGACAACCTGGGAAACATCGGTGGAGCGGAGGGGTGGGATTTGCTGCTTCAATCAGCTCGGCATTTGGTCAAACCCGGCGGGCAGTTCATACCTGGCCGCTGCCAGACTTTAGTGGCAGGCGTTCAAATGCCCCGGTCTCTCGTCAATAACCCCCGCTTTAACCCAGTGGCGCGCTATTACGCAGGCCGGCTCTTCGAGCGAGCAGGCTATCGGTTTGATCTCCGCCTGGCCGTTTCGGGACTTCAACGATCGATGATTAACTCCACCGCGGACGTATTCGAGGAAATCAACTTTAATGAGGAACCGGTTCACGAGTCGCGGGGAGAGATAGTGTTAACCATTTTGCGTGATTCCATGCTCGATGGGTTTGCGTTGTGGGTGAGAGTCGAAACCATTCCGGGAGAGACTTTTGAGTCAATCGACAAAAGCACGGCATCCTGGATGCCGGTGTATTTCCCTGTGTTCGACCCTCCCATTTCCGTGCGAGCCGGAGACACGATCCGTGCCACGGCAAGCAGCAACTTAGCCGACGATCGGATTAATCGGGACTATCACCTCGCTGGCACGGTATGCGCCAAAGGTAAACCTGCGATTGAGTTTCGGCACGCCTCCTACTGCTACAAACCGGCGGTGTCGGCGAACAGTTTTTACCGTAGGCTTCTACGCAATGTCTGGTAG